One stretch of Prunus persica cultivar Lovell chromosome G1, Prunus_persica_NCBIv2, whole genome shotgun sequence DNA includes these proteins:
- the LOC18788168 gene encoding 5'-nucleotidase domain-containing protein DDB_G0275467 — MACFRRLLPLCSSINRTTFSSSGSGVVQGFRSYGGIASPEQTLLKLEDAETRAGADTLVLDDEIAQIGREFHAAKQSFLRVPEALKAMPKMNPEGIYVNKNLRLDSIQVYGFDYDYTLAHYSSNLQSLIYDLAKEHMVNEFHYPEICMEFKYDPTFPIRGLYYDKLKGCLLKLDFFGSIESDGCYYGRRKLSRKEIEEIYGTRHIGRDQARRLVGLMDFFCFSEACLIADIVQYFVDAKLEFDACYIYQDVNRAIQHVHRSGVAHRGILSDPHKYLVKNGQLLHFLKMLREKGKKLFLLTNSPYYFVDGGMRFMLEDSTDFRDSWRELFDVVIAKANKPDFYTSEHPFRCYDAEKDTLAFTKVDAFLPNKIYYHGCLKSFLQITKWKGPEVIYFGDHLFSDLRGPAKAGWRTAAIIHELEDEILIQNEDAYRLEQAKFHIVQELLGRVHATVANSQKSEAYTSLLEELNDWRHKSSHKMKRMFNKSFGATFLTDRGQESAFAYHIHQYADVYTSKPENFLLYPSEAWLHVPFDIKIMPHHVKVSSSLFKNE; from the exons ATGGCCTGCTTTCGTAGGCTGCTTCCTCTCTGCTCTTCCATCAAc AGGACGACCTTTTCATCTTCTGGTTCTGGAGTTGTACAAG GTTTTCGAAGCTACGGTGGAATTGCTTCGCCGGAGCAAACTCTGTTGAAATTGGAAGATGCAGAGACTCGAGCTGGAGCTGATACTTTAGTTCTTGATGATGAGATAGCACAAATTGGACGTGAATTTCATGCCGCGAAGCAGAGTTTCCTCAGGGTTCCAGAGGCACTTAAAGCAATGCCTAAAATGAATCCGGAAG GGATATATGTAAATAAAAACCTGAGATTGGACAGTATTCAAGTTTATGGATTTGACTATGACTACACACTGGCTCATTACTCATCCAATTTACAGAGCTTGATATATGATCTTGCAAAGGAGCATATGGTAAATGAG tttcattATCCTGAAATTTGCATGGAATTTAAGTATGATCCGACTTTTCCAATCAGAGGATTGTACTATGATAAGCTAAAAGGGTGTCTCTTGAAGCTGGATTTTTTTGGATCAATTGAGTCAGACGGATGCTACTATGGTCGTCGTAAG CTTAGCAGGAAGGAAATAGAAGAGATATATGGCACACGGCATATTGGTCGTGATCAAGCCCGGAGACTTGTTGGATTGATGGATTTCTTTTGCTTTAGCGAG GCATGCCTCATTGCAGATATCGTGCAATATTTTGTTGATGCTAAGTTGGAATTTGATGCTTGTTACATCTATCAAGATGTAAATCGTGCAATTCAGCATGTTCACCGTAGTGGTGTGGCTCATAGAGGAATTCTTTCTGACCCCCATAAATATCTTGTAAAAAAT GGTCAGCTGTTGCACTTTCTCAAGATGCTCAGGGAGAAGGGAAAGAAACTATTCCTGTTGACTAACTCTCCATATTACTTTGTGGATGGAGGAATGAGGTTTATGTTGGAG GATTCCACGGATTTCAGAGACTCCTGGAGGGAACTTTTTGATGTTGTGATTGCTAAAGCTAATAAGCCAGATTTCTACACATCTGAGCATCCCTTCCG TTGCTATGACGCAGAGAAGGACACTTTAGCTTTCACGAAGGTGGATGCATTTCttcctaataaaatatattaccATGGATGCCTTAAATCCTTCCTTCAAATTACCAAATGGAAGGGACCAGAG GTGATATACTTTGGAGATCACCTATTTAGCGACCTTAGGGGGCCTGCAAAAGCTGGTTGGCGCACTGCTGCTATAATCCACGAACTAGAA GATGAAATACTTATACAAAATGAGGATGCTTACCGCTTGGAACAG GCGAAATTTCATATAGTACAAGAATTGCTTGGTAGAGTGCATGCTACTGTAGCTAATAGCCAGAAAAGTGAAGCCTACACATCACTGTTGGAGGAGTTAAATGACTGGAGGCACAAGTCAAGCCATaagatgaagagaatgttTAATAAGTCTTTTGGAGCCACCTTCCTTACTGATAGAGGTCAAGAATCTGCTTTCGCGTATCATATTCATCAATATGCAGATGTCTATACCAGTAAGCCAGAGAATTTTTTGCTCTATCCTTCTGAAGCATGGCTTCATGTACCCTTTGATATTAAGAttatgccacatcatgtgaAG GTTTCTTCGAGCTTGttcaaaaatgaataa
- the LOC18789531 gene encoding cinnamoyl-CoA reductase-like SNL6 isoform X2 → MVGKPQLETKTKTERARMDNKKPIVCVLDASTYVGFWILKGLLGRGFTVHAAIQNNGETEIQKRIREMEKVEERLEVFVVDVLDYHSILLALKGCSAMFCCLDSSDGYDEKMVDLEVRGAINVVEACAQTETLEKIVFTSSLTAAIWREDICSEKDVDEKSWSDQDFCRKLKLWYALAKTLSEQAAWALSMDRMLKMVSINSGLVLGPSVAQQNPRTTMSYLNGAAQMYENGVLAFVDVNFLADIHIRALEDQSTCGRYFCFNRIVNTEDEAVKLAESLSPLISLPPRYEYHGSEVHTERLRAKKLSKLAEGAAY, encoded by the exons ATGGTAGGGAAGCCACAACTTGaaacgaaaacaaaaaccGAAAGAGCGCGAATGGACAACAAAAAACCcatcgtttgtgttcttgatgcTTCAACCTACGTGGGCTTCTGGATTCTGAAAGGATTGCTTGGTAGAGGTTTCACAGTCCACGCAGCCATCCAGAATAATG GGGAAACAGAAATTCAGAAGAGAATTAGGGAGATGGAGAAAGTAGAAGAGAGATTGGAAGTGTTTGTTGTGGATGTTTTGGACTACCATAGCATTCTTTTGGCTTTGAAGGGTTGCTCTGCTATGTTCTGCTGTTTAGATAGTTCAGATGGATATGAT GAAAAAATGGTGGATTTGGAGGTGAGAGGAGCAATTAATGTTGTGGAAGCATGTGCTCAGACAGAGACTCTGGAGAAGATTGTGTTCACTTCTTCTTTGACTGCAGCAATTTGGAGAGAGGACATTTGTTCTGAGAAGGATGTGGATGAGAAATCATGGAGTGATCAGGATTTTTGCAGGAAATTGAAG ttGTGGTACGCCCTGGCAAAGACACTCTCAGAACAGGCTGCTTGGGCTTTATCCATGGACCGGATGCTCAAGATGGTTTCCATAAACTCTGGACTTGTCCTTGGGCCCAGTGTCGCCCAACAGAACCCTCGGACAACTATGTCTTATCTTAacg GAGCGGCTCAAATGTACGAAAACGGGGTGCTTGCATTCGTCGACGTGAACTTTCTAGCCGATATTCATATTCGAGCGCTGGAGGATCAGTCCACATGCGGGAGGTACTTCTGCTTTAATAGAATTGTGAATACTGAGGATGAAGCTGTTAAGCTTGCCGAGAGCTTAAGCCCTTTGATATCATTGCCACCAAG GTATGAATACCATGGGAGTGAGGTGCATACCGAGCGATTGAGGGCCAAAAAGTTGAGCAAGTTGGCTGAGGGCGCTGCCTATTAG
- the LOC18789531 gene encoding cinnamoyl-CoA reductase-like SNL6 isoform X1: protein MVGKPQLETKTKTERARMDNKKPIVCVLDASTYVGFWILKGLLGRGFTVHAAIQNNGFDAGETEIQKRIREMEKVEERLEVFVVDVLDYHSILLALKGCSAMFCCLDSSDGYDEKMVDLEVRGAINVVEACAQTETLEKIVFTSSLTAAIWREDICSEKDVDEKSWSDQDFCRKLKLWYALAKTLSEQAAWALSMDRMLKMVSINSGLVLGPSVAQQNPRTTMSYLNGAAQMYENGVLAFVDVNFLADIHIRALEDQSTCGRYFCFNRIVNTEDEAVKLAESLSPLISLPPRYEYHGSEVHTERLRAKKLSKLAEGAAY from the exons ATGGTAGGGAAGCCACAACTTGaaacgaaaacaaaaaccGAAAGAGCGCGAATGGACAACAAAAAACCcatcgtttgtgttcttgatgcTTCAACCTACGTGGGCTTCTGGATTCTGAAAGGATTGCTTGGTAGAGGTTTCACAGTCCACGCAGCCATCCAGAATAATG GGTTTGATGCAGGGGAAACAGAAATTCAGAAGAGAATTAGGGAGATGGAGAAAGTAGAAGAGAGATTGGAAGTGTTTGTTGTGGATGTTTTGGACTACCATAGCATTCTTTTGGCTTTGAAGGGTTGCTCTGCTATGTTCTGCTGTTTAGATAGTTCAGATGGATATGAT GAAAAAATGGTGGATTTGGAGGTGAGAGGAGCAATTAATGTTGTGGAAGCATGTGCTCAGACAGAGACTCTGGAGAAGATTGTGTTCACTTCTTCTTTGACTGCAGCAATTTGGAGAGAGGACATTTGTTCTGAGAAGGATGTGGATGAGAAATCATGGAGTGATCAGGATTTTTGCAGGAAATTGAAG ttGTGGTACGCCCTGGCAAAGACACTCTCAGAACAGGCTGCTTGGGCTTTATCCATGGACCGGATGCTCAAGATGGTTTCCATAAACTCTGGACTTGTCCTTGGGCCCAGTGTCGCCCAACAGAACCCTCGGACAACTATGTCTTATCTTAacg GAGCGGCTCAAATGTACGAAAACGGGGTGCTTGCATTCGTCGACGTGAACTTTCTAGCCGATATTCATATTCGAGCGCTGGAGGATCAGTCCACATGCGGGAGGTACTTCTGCTTTAATAGAATTGTGAATACTGAGGATGAAGCTGTTAAGCTTGCCGAGAGCTTAAGCCCTTTGATATCATTGCCACCAAG GTATGAATACCATGGGAGTGAGGTGCATACCGAGCGATTGAGGGCCAAAAAGTTGAGCAAGTTGGCTGAGGGCGCTGCCTATTAG
- the LOC18788818 gene encoding tetratricopeptide repeat protein 1 isoform X2, translated as MRIEEKETEKHSDLNSPKPSSSNNRNASDGFETASDGELGSNGSDNDDETQQQEEQQSLSQADDVVLKQKAFEQANDVKMGGNRLFGSGQYEEALSQYELALHLAPDMPSSVELRSICHANSAICCSKMGKYEDAIKECTKALELNPSYMKALLRRAEAHEKLEHFEEAIADMKKILELDPSNDQAKKTIRRLGPLAEEKREKMKEEMIGKLKDMGNSLLGRFGMSVDNFKSVKDPNTGSYSISFQR; from the exons ATGCGGATCGAAGAAAAAGAGACAGAAAAGCATAGCGATTTGAATTCCCCGAAACCCTCGTCTTCCAACAACAGAAATGCCTCCGATGGCTTCGAAACTGCCAGTGACGGAGAACTCGGATCCAACGGTAGCGACAACGACGACGAAACCCAACAACAAGAGGAACAGCAAAGTCTCTCTCAGGCTGACGACGTCGTATTGAAACAG AAGGCGTTTGAACAAGCAAATGATGTGAAAATGGGAGGCAATAGACTGTTTGGCAGTGGGCAATATGAAGAGGCATTATCACAGTATGAGCTTGCTTTACACCTTGCGCCTGACATGCCATCATCTGTGGAATTACGCTCAATATGTCACGCAAACAGTGCAATATGTTGTTCGAAAATG GGAAAATATGAGGATGCAATCAAGGAATGCACAAAAGCGCTAGAACTAAATCCTTCATATATGAAAGCTCTGCTTAGAAGAGCAGAAGCACATGAAAAACTAGAGCATTTCGAAGAGGCTATTGCTG ATATGAAAAAAATCTTGGAACTCGATCCCTCAAATGACCAAGCCAAGAAGACCATTCGTCGCCTGGGGCCGCTGGctgaagaaaagagagaaaagatgaAAGAGGAGATGATTg GGAAGCTGAAAGATATGGGTAACTCTTTGTTGGGCCGTTTTGGAATGAGCGTGGACAACTTCAAATCTGTTAAAGATCCA
- the LOC18788818 gene encoding tetratricopeptide repeat protein 1 isoform X1, giving the protein MRIEEKETEKHSDLNSPKPSSSNNRNASDGFETASDGELGSNGSDNDDETQQQEEQQSLSQADDVVLKQQKAFEQANDVKMGGNRLFGSGQYEEALSQYELALHLAPDMPSSVELRSICHANSAICCSKMGKYEDAIKECTKALELNPSYMKALLRRAEAHEKLEHFEEAIADMKKILELDPSNDQAKKTIRRLGPLAEEKREKMKEEMIGKLKDMGNSLLGRFGMSVDNFKSVKDPNTGSYSISFQR; this is encoded by the exons ATGCGGATCGAAGAAAAAGAGACAGAAAAGCATAGCGATTTGAATTCCCCGAAACCCTCGTCTTCCAACAACAGAAATGCCTCCGATGGCTTCGAAACTGCCAGTGACGGAGAACTCGGATCCAACGGTAGCGACAACGACGACGAAACCCAACAACAAGAGGAACAGCAAAGTCTCTCTCAGGCTGACGACGTCGTATTGAAACAG CAGAAGGCGTTTGAACAAGCAAATGATGTGAAAATGGGAGGCAATAGACTGTTTGGCAGTGGGCAATATGAAGAGGCATTATCACAGTATGAGCTTGCTTTACACCTTGCGCCTGACATGCCATCATCTGTGGAATTACGCTCAATATGTCACGCAAACAGTGCAATATGTTGTTCGAAAATG GGAAAATATGAGGATGCAATCAAGGAATGCACAAAAGCGCTAGAACTAAATCCTTCATATATGAAAGCTCTGCTTAGAAGAGCAGAAGCACATGAAAAACTAGAGCATTTCGAAGAGGCTATTGCTG ATATGAAAAAAATCTTGGAACTCGATCCCTCAAATGACCAAGCCAAGAAGACCATTCGTCGCCTGGGGCCGCTGGctgaagaaaagagagaaaagatgaAAGAGGAGATGATTg GGAAGCTGAAAGATATGGGTAACTCTTTGTTGGGCCGTTTTGGAATGAGCGTGGACAACTTCAAATCTGTTAAAGATCCA